The Mercurialis annua linkage group LG2, ddMerAnnu1.2, whole genome shotgun sequence genome contains a region encoding:
- the LOC126667490 gene encoding glycine-rich cell wall structural protein 2-like isoform X3, whose amino-acid sequence MAISKTFLLLGFALAVVILISARDLAAETVQSQKNNANVDGHGGYGNYGSGKGGYGSGKGGYSGGQGSGKGEYGGGHGSGKGEYGGGYGGGHGSGKGEYGGGSGKGGYGGGHGSGKGEYGGGYGSGKGGSHGGKEAGN is encoded by the exons ATGGCGATCTCGAAGACTTTTCTTCTTCTCGGATTTGCATTAGCTGTTGTTATTCTGATCTCAGCTCGTGATCTTGCTGCTGAAACCGTTCAAAGCC AGAAGAATAATGCAAATGTTGATGGGCATGGTGGATATGGCAATTATGGGTCTGGAAAAGGCGGGTATGGATCCGGTAAAGGCGGATATAGCGGAGGGCAGGGTTCAGGGAAAGGCGAATATGGCGGAGGGCATGGATCAGGGAAAGGTGAATATGGAGGCGGATATGGCGGAGGGCATGGATCAGGGAAAGGCGAGTATGGAGGCGGATCGGGCAAAGGCGGATATGGCGGAGGGCATGGATCAGGAAAAGGCGAATATGGAGGCGGATATGGGAGTGGAAAGGGAGGTTCCCACGGTGGCAAAGAAGCTGGAAACTAG